Genomic DNA from Leucobacter triazinivorans:
GCTCGCAGGGCAAGCAGCGGATCATCACGGGCGCAACGGCGACACCGATCTCAAACTCGATTACCGAAGCTTACACAATGCAGCGGTACCTGCGCCCCGATCTGCTCGAGGCGGCGGGCATCGGCAGCTCCTTCGACGCGTGGGCAGCGACCTTCGGAGAGACCGTCACCCAGATGGAAATGTCACCCACCGGAGCATCGTTCCGGATGAAGACCCGCTTCGCCAAGTTCAAGAACGTGCCCGAGATGCTGCGCATGTGGTCGACGTTCGCCGACGTGAAGACTGCCGAGGACCTGAAACTCCCTGTACCTGAGATGGCAGAGCGCCCAGACGGGAGCCGGTCCCCGGAAGCACGCGCGGTGCCGCCTACCGTCGAGTTAGAGGCGTTTGTGCAGAAGCTCGGCGAGCGTGCCGAGAAGATCATGGCCGGCCGGGTCGATCCGCGCGACGACAACATGCTGTCGATCACGAACGATGGGCGCAAGGCCGCACTCGACATGCGAATGATCATTCCGCGAGACCCCTCGGGGCCGACCAAGGTCGAAGTCGCCGCTGACATGATCCACCACCTCTGGCAGCAAACCGCTAACACCGAGTATCTCGATGCCGCGACTGGAGAACCGTCGGACACTCGCGGTGCACTGCAACTCGTGTTCGCTGACCTCTCGACCCCGAACCCCGACAAATGGAACATCTACGAGGAACTGAAGCAGCAACTCGTGATGCGCGGAATGCCAACACAGTCAGTGCGGTTCATTCACGAAGCCCGCAACGACATCGAGAAGGCGCAGGTGTTCGCGGCGGCGCGCGCCGGGCACATCGCAGTGCTCGTGGGCTCCACCGAACGCATGGGAGTCGGTACCAACGTGCAAGCCCGTGCGGTCGCGCTCTACCACCTGGATTGCCCCTGGCGGCCATCGGACATTGCCCAGCGCGAGGGCCGCATCATGCGGCAGGGCAACCAGAACGATGTCGTCGGGATCATCCGCCTCATCACCGAGCGCTCCTTCGACTCGTATATGTGGCAGGGCGTCGAACGTAAGGCGCGGTTCATTGCGCAGGTCATGCGGGGCAAACTCGATGTGCGTGAGATCGAGGAGATTGACCCCTCCGCGCTCTCCGCTGCAGAAGCGAAGGCACTCGCTACCGGCAACCCGCTCATGCTCGAACACGCCACGATCCAGTCCGAAGTGCATCGGCTCAGGAAGCTCGAACAAGCGCATCATAGCAATGAGCGGGTACTCGAACACACCCGTGACCTGGCAGGGGATGATGTGACCCGGATCACTCGGGAGATCACCGGGTTCGAGGCCGTGCTTCCACAGACGATCGACACCGGTGGTGACCGGTTCCGCATCGTGTTGAACGACCGTCTCTATGATTCCCGCACCGATGCCTCGCATGCGCTCATGAGCTGGGCTGCGCAGAGTGGCATCAAGTACCTATCGCACTACTCGGCACGTGAGTTCGGGGTGATCGGAAAGCTCGGAAACTTCGACATCGGCTGCGAGGTCACCCCTGAGATGGGCGGAGACCTGCTCGTCAGGCTGGAACTCCGGGGCGTGCCGCGTGGCAGCTTCTCCGTCACCCGTGAGACGTTCCTGTCGGGTGGAACCGGGCTGATCCAGCGGATCGAGAATCGCATGTCCGAGATCCCCTCCCAGCTTGAGAGAGCACGCACCGAACTCGCCGAGGCTATGCAGACACGGGATGATGCCGACTCGAGGCTCGGGCAACCGTTCAAGCACGCACTCGCACTGTCGGCAGCCGAGGCCGACTTCGAGCGCGTCTCGGCCGAGCTTCTGGCGATGCAACGCCGTAAGGACAAGGAGCCCAGTCCAGCACCCCAGGCAGAGCGGGGAGGCGAGTCTGAGCGATGGTCGCGCACCAAGTTAACGGTCGAAGCGGTGCGAGCGTATCAACCCGTTAGCGGATTGCAGGCAGGCCCCGAACGTGAACAGTCCCCTGCTGCTCCGGCTAGGGCTTCGCGTGCGGTCGAGCCGAGCGGGCACTCTCTCAGAAGATGAGGTTTGGGCGGGTTCTCCTTACCTCCTTGGTAGTCGCGTCGGTGCTCGGCGCCAGCCGGTAGGAGGCGAGATTGATGGACACGGATACTCCAGTTGATACGGTCGATTCGATCGCGCTCGGCGTCAGCATGAAAGGGTTCTTCGCAACGATGCCGGAGTTGACGTATTCCGAGGAAGGCCGTCCTGTCTTCTTCGCCCGGTTCGGGATCGAGTGTCACCGCACCGCCCCAGATGGCACAAGGATCAGGTTGGAGCCCCGCTTCGGCAGCGTCTTCGCCTACGGGGAGACCGCCGAGATTGCCCACCGGCAGTTCCGCAAGTACGACGTGTTCATCGCACACGGCCAGATCGAGACCAACAAGAACTCTGGCAAGCAACAGTTCGTCGCCGAGGACTTCGGCCACAGTATCCTCCGCACCCGTTACGAGGTCGACCGCTCGCCTCGGCACACCGTCGGTGAATCGCAACGACAAGCGATCACTCCCGACTCCCTCAACCGGTCGCGGCGTCGACGCGAGCAACCTCAACCGACTGGAATCAGCAGATAGAAAGGCGACTACCTTGCACGATGAAGCAGCAGAGCTGACCCCCGTTCCCGATGCCGAGCCTGATCCTACCGAGTCTGAGGGTGAGGGCACGAAGTACGATGGCCCGGAGCTTCCCAGGCTCGGCAATACTGCCAGTGCAGGTGGTCGGGTTTCCGGGCCTGCGCGCCCGTTGAATTGGAATCTGCTCAGCAGCGAGCAGGCGGAGGTCGAATGGCTGGAACTCAACTCGTGGGTATCGTGGCTTCGGTTGACCTACGGGCTCACGCCTGCGGTGCTCCCTCCGTTCTGGCATCGGCACCCGGAGCTCGTCTGGGAGCTTTCGGCGCTGCACCGTGCCTGGCTCGGAGCCTACGACCCTGAGCAGCACGTCAGCGGCCCGATGATCTGGCACCACGACTTCACCGAGGCACAGGCCCGGCTGCGCGTCTGGGTACAAGCCTGCGGAACCCGACTCGACCGCGACCGCCCAACACGGCAGATCCCCTGGCCGGGAGAGCCCCCATTCCCACAGATCGCCGAAGCGGTGATCCCCGACCGAGACCTCGACTTCGTTCAGTTCGTGATCGAGGATGTCGCTTCGCGGCGAGCCGATGAGGATGCCTACTATGCGAAGGCCGCAGAAACGTCTGCTTGAATAGCCGGACATAGTGAGGCGGGGGTGCGCATCTGCGCACCCCCGCCTCACTATGTACCTCAGTCGTGAACTAGCCGCTATTCATCTCGTGCGAATACTCTGTCGAGGAGCTTCGCTGTTTCCGGGTTCACCATTTCGTTGCGGCGGATGTAGTGCTGGACGGTGATCCTTGTGTCGGTATGACCGAGAAGCTCCGCAGCCAACTCGATATTGGCTTCTTCGTTCACTGCCGTTGCGACTGTCCTTCTGAACATATGTGGTGAGACTCCGGTGATGCCGGCCAAACCAAGTACATGCCTGAGTTGACGGCGCACGTTTGCCGTAGTCAGGGGCGCACCTCCTCGATTTGAGAACAGCAGTGCCTCTGGCGATGTGTCTTTCATCCGCGCAAGCCGCTTCCGTACCGCTTCGGTCGTGAACGAAGGAATCGCGACGGTGCGGCATGACTTGGCGGTCTTCGGATGATCCTGTCTCGCAGTCGGTTCTCCCTTGAGACTGACGATTGTGCCGCAGATGCGGATCGACGGCACACTGCTCGTCACGTCGACATCGCATCGACGGATTGCGAGCACTTCTCCGATGCGGGCCGAGGTGCCGAGCATGACCTCGACGATGCCACCTAACTGACCATCCGGCTTCGGCCCTGACGGAGACTGGCCGCTTTCCCAATGCAGAATCGCGGCTCGAACTCCATTCACCTGGG
This window encodes:
- a CDS encoding tyrosine-type recombinase/integrase, giving the protein MSRPRLTIGTYGEIWFLSTDSGKIEARAHYRDWDGKNRLVQARADTQASAERRLKQKLLDRSLFNVSPAHTLLTADSSFSELVDYWLNDLDLEGRISKTTRQLYERNMRKLVMPVFQGLTLREVGVARCDQFIKQLAKLSYNRAKQARVVMKLAFGLAVRHEVLPRNPMDNIARLKRPAHTPNALTPAQVNGVRAAILHWESGQSPSGPKPDGQLGGIVEVMLGTSARIGEVLAIRRCDVDVTSSVPSIRICGTIVSLKGEPTARQDHPKTAKSCRTVAIPSFTTEAVRKRLARMKDTSPEALLFSNRGGAPLTTANVRRQLRHVLGLAGITGVSPHMFRRTVATAVNEEANIELAAELLGHTDTRITVQHYIRRNEMVNPETAKLLDRVFARDE
- a CDS encoding DUF4913 domain-containing protein, with the translated sequence MHDEAAELTPVPDAEPDPTESEGEGTKYDGPELPRLGNTASAGGRVSGPARPLNWNLLSSEQAEVEWLELNSWVSWLRLTYGLTPAVLPPFWHRHPELVWELSALHRAWLGAYDPEQHVSGPMIWHHDFTEAQARLRVWVQACGTRLDRDRPTRQIPWPGEPPFPQIAEAVIPDRDLDFVQFVIEDVASRRADEDAYYAKAAETSA
- a CDS encoding single-stranded DNA-binding protein yields the protein MDTDTPVDTVDSIALGVSMKGFFATMPELTYSEEGRPVFFARFGIECHRTAPDGTRIRLEPRFGSVFAYGETAEIAHRQFRKYDVFIAHGQIETNKNSGKQQFVAEDFGHSILRTRYEVDRSPRHTVGESQRQAITPDSLNRSRRRREQPQPTGISR